In Topomyia yanbarensis strain Yona2022 chromosome 2, ASM3024719v1, whole genome shotgun sequence, one DNA window encodes the following:
- the LOC131680615 gene encoding uncharacterized protein LOC131680615 → MAEVDNRSQLLSRRATLLAALGRAEVFAVEYDALRDESQVPLRLEYLNGIWNNLETVQAELEDNETNEDGKVEHATVRADFEPRLFKIKACLISKLSPLPNDRSPQPSRVSSTLSGIKLPTISLPEFNGDYMQWLAFHDTFLALIHSNSEVPDIQKFHYLRAAVKGEAAQLIESIGISSANYSLAWQTLESRYSNDYLLKKRHLQALLDIPRMKKESAAALHGLVDEFERHTKILRQLGEPTDAWSTILEHLLCTRLHDDSLKAWEDHASTVDNPDYTCLIDFLQRRTRVLESISVNHQTADSHSASDPPAHSSKRTFHSQLRLSSSASTASLPVTHVGEKCVLCNQSHLLMRCQRFNRLSSSERQQLVKSIRLCHNCMKGDHIARSCPSNFNCRKCSRRHHTLLHSEQPDGPSRFNNEGTYTAPATTTSTSSQPSGSSAAQPESIPQTEVSATVQQYRENVFLLTVIVKVIDAYGEEHLARALLDSASQPNLITDRMAHILRLRRQNVNVTVQGAAKLSKPVRESVFAHVFSRKGDFSCSVDFLVMDKVTANLPSQTISTKEWHIPKDLFLADPSFNESQPIDMVLGAKHFYSFFPSAARLQLGRNLPLLVDSVFGWIVAGSTNQNSPIQVTSPTSMVVSMISLEDSLERFWKTEELTTKDNYSVEERHCESLYQSTVSRDPTGRYIVRYPRKPDFNVMLGESKSIAQRRFGLLERRLERDPNLKDEYHLFMREYLSLGHMRLVEADDEHHSQAYYLPHHPVIKEASTTTKVRVVFDGSAKTSTGFSLNEALCVGPVVQDDLLTIILRFRTFPIALVGDIAKMYRQVLVHPNDSPLQRILWRFSNQSPVQIYELLTVTYGLGPSSYLATRTLQQLAEDEGRTFTAAGPALRKGFYVDDFIGGAQTVEEAIRLRIELAELLEKGGFALRKWTPNRLEVLQGLTDDQIGMQSALHFYPNETIKALGISWEPEADFLRFDSQIRHSDEHPSKRTILSDIARLFDPLGLIAPVVVRAKILMQELWLLSCGWDDPVPEPIKSKWESYHRELAKISEHRVDRYALLPGSSIQLHTFADASQSAYGACTYARCEDGRGRVRIQLLASKSRVAPLKRISIARLELCAAVLAAHLHTHIKKAIDVNIIASYFWSDSAVTLQWLRSPPNVWPTFVANRVSEIQQYTHVPGEENPADLVSHGMSVEDFLKSYLWTNGPSWLTHSLQNWPNSIPPGVPEEELEIKTTVVVAQVTPTVHPWFLRWSSYNRFLRIIAYCMKFVTNTRAKVRTQPPPTPIDRSLTVDEITKSKTLLIRLAQHDDFAAEIKQLEEGNSVSKRSPLHLMSPFIDPERVLRVGDRLNLSQLPYQAKHPALIPTNHPLTRLIVEHFHRKLFHGGGLTAADNNSRGILAPQRS, encoded by the coding sequence ATGGCGGAGGTCGACAATAGAAGCCAGCTACTGTCACGGAGAGCTACACTGCTTGCTGCTCTGGGTCGGGCAGAGGTTTTTGCTGTGGAGTACGACGCTCTTCGTGACGAATCGCAGGTACCTTTGAGGTTGGAGTACCTGAACGGAATTTGGAATAATTTGGAGACCGTTCAAGCGGAACTGGAGGACAACGAAACCAACGAAGATGGTAAGGTCGAGCATGCTACTGTGCGTGCTGATTTCGAGCCCCGGCTCTTTAAAATAAAAGCATGTCTTATTTCAAAATTGTCTCCTCTTCCTAACGATCGGAGCCCTCAACCCTCTCGTGTATCCTCCACTCTCTCTGGCATCAAGCTGCCAACAATTTCATTGCCTGAGTTCAATGGTGATTACATGCAATGGCTTGCATTCCACGATACTTTCTTGGCATTGATTCATTCAAACTCTGAGGTCCCGGATATTCAGAAATTCCACTATTTGAGGGCAGCTGTCAAGGGGGAAGCTGCTCAGTTGATTGAATCGATCGGTATCAGCTCTGCGAACTATTCTTTAGCATGGCAAACTTTAGAAAGTAGGTATTCCAACGATTATTTGCTGAAGAAGCGTCACTTGCAGGCACTGTTGGACATTCCGAGGATGAAGAAGGAGTCTGCTGCTGCGCTTCACGGGTTGGTGGACGAATTTGAACGTCACACCAAGATTCTTCGACAACTAGGAGAACCAACCGACGCCTGGAGTACCATTTTGGAGCATCTGCTATGCACGCGTCTGCACGATGACTCTTTGAAGGCATGGGAAGACCATGCATCTACCGTCGACAATCCGGATTACACTTGTCTCATagattttctgcaacgaagaaCTCGAGTACTGGAATCGATCTCAGTCAACCATCAAACTGCTGATTCGCATTCCGCTTCTGATCCACCAGCTCATTCGTCGAAGAGAACATTCCATTCACAGCTTCGTCTCTCTTCTTCTGCCTCCACAGCGAGTTTACCAGTAACACATGTTGGTGAGAAATGTGTCCTCTGTAACCAGTCCCATTTACTGATGAGATGTCAGCGTTTTAACCGACTTTCGTCGAGTGAACGTCAGCAGCTTGTGAAATCAATACGTCTGTGTCACAACTGTATGAAAGGTGATCACATTGCCCGCAGTTGTCCATCCAATTTCAACTGCCGTAAGTGCAGCCGTCGTCATCACACTCTTCTCCACTCTGAACAGCCCGACGGTCCCAGTCGATTCAACAATGAGGGTACATATACCGCTCCAGCTACAACCACTTCGACTTCTTCGCAGCCCAGTGGGTCTTCTGCAGCACAACCCGAGAGCATCCCGCAAACTGAAGTCAGTGCCACTGTCCAGCAGTACCGTGAGAACGTGTTCCTTCTCACCGTGATCGTTAAGGTGATCGATGCGTACGGTGAAGAGCATCTAGCGCGCGCACTTCTCGACAGCGCATCGCAACCGAACCTCATCACAGATCGTATGGCTCATATTCTACGCCTTCGAAGGCAGAATGTGAACGTCACAGTACAAGGGGCCGCCAAACTTTCAAAGCCAGTACGTGAATCCGTTTTCGCTCATGTTTTTTCTAGAAAGGGTGATTTTTCGTGCAGCGTCGACTTTCTTGTGATGGACAAAGTAACGGCGAACCTTCCATCGCAAACCATATCAACAAAAGAATGGCACATTCCGAAGGACTTATTTCTTGCAGATCCGTCTTTCAACGAGAGTCAGCCAATCGACATGGTGCTAGGTGCCAAACATTTCTACTCGTTCTTCCCGAGTGCTGCACGCCTGCAGCTGGGCCGAAACCTTCCTCTACTGGTGGACAGTGTCTTCGGCTGGATTGTTGCTGGGTCGACAAACCAAAATTCCCCTATACAAGTGACGTCACCCACCTCTATGGTTGTTTCGATGATTTCTTTGGAGGACAGTCTAGAGCGTTTCTGGAAAACTGAAGAGCTGACTACCAAGGACAACTACTCTGTTGAAGAAAGGCACTGTGAATCGTTGTATCAATCAACCGTATCCCGTGATCCTACAGGACGATACATCGTTCGGTATCCCCGTAAACCAGACTTCAACGTTATGCTAGGAGAGTCGAAGAGCATTGCACAACGCCGTTTCGGACTACTTGAAAGGCGTTTGGAACGAGACCCAAACCTAAAAGATGAATACCATTTGTTTATGCGAGAGTACCTCTCCCTCGGCCATATGCGGCTGGTCGAAGCGGACGACGAACACCACTCTCAAGCCTACTATCTGCCCCACCACCCCGTAATTAAGGAAGCAAGTACGACGACCAAGGTTCGGGTCGTATTTGACGGCTCGGCCAAAACTTCTACCGGCTTCTCTCTAAATGAAGCTCTTTGCGTGGGTCCTGTGGTACAAGACGATCTTTTGACCATCATCTTGCGGTTTCGTACCTTTCCGATCGCCCTGGTTGGTGACATAGCCAAAATGTACCGACAAGTACTTGTTCACCCCAACGATTCTCCTTTGCAGCGCATCCTTTGGCGATTTTCAAACCAGTCTCCAGTCCAGATATACGAACTACTCACTGTTACGTATGGTCTCGGTCCATCTTCTTACCTGGCAACACGAACTCTACAGCAACTGGCAGAAGATGAAGGTCGAACATTCACTGCAGCTGGCCCAGCACTTAGAAAGGGTTTCTACGTGGACGATTTTATTGGTGGAGCTCAAACCGTGGAAGAAGCAATCCGTCTTCGCATAGAGCTCGCTGAACTATTGGAAAAGGGAGGATTCGCACTACGCAAATGGACCCCTAACCGGCTCGAAGTTCTGCAAGGTCTCACCGATGATCAGATTGGCATGCAATCCGCTTTGCACTTTTATCCAAATGAAACCATTAAGGCATTGGGGATTAGTTGGGAGCCCGAAGCTGATTTCCTTCGTTTCGACTCACAGATTCGACACAGCGATGAACACCCGTCAAAGCGAACGATTCTCTCCGACATAGCACGACTATTCGACCCTCTTGGATTAATCGCCCCTGTCGTCGTCCGagcgaaaattttaatgcagGAACTGTGGCTTCTATCCTGCGGCTGGGATGATCCTGTACCAGAACCCATCAAGTCTAAATGGGAAAGCTACCATCGAGAACTGGCAAAGATTTCGGAGCACCGTGTAGACAGGTATGCCTTATTACCCGGCTCATCTATTCAACTGCACACCTTTGCAGATGCTTCCCAATCCGCATACGGTGCATGCACGTACGCTCGCTGTGAAGATGGACGAGGAAGAGTGAGGATCCAGCTTTTGGCTTCAAAGTCACGCGTCGCCCCACTGAAGCGAATCAGCATCGCTCGATTGGAACTGTGTGCTGCCGTGCTAGCTGCTCATCTGCACACCCACATCAAAAAGGCCATCGACGTCAACATAATAGCATCCTATTTCTGGTCCGACTCAGCTGTCACTCTACAGTGGCTACGATCTCCACCAAACGTATGGCCCACGTTCGTTGCCAACAGAGTGTCAGAAATCCAGCAGTACACACACGTTCCTGGAGAAGAAAATCCAGCTGACCTGGTTTCGCACGGTATGTCTGTCGAAGATTTCCTCAAAAGCTATTTGTGGACTAACGGTCCCAGTTGGTTAACACATTCACTGCAAAATTGGCCCAATTCGATACCCCCAGGTGTCCCAGAAGAAGAACTGGAAATAAAAACAACCGTCGTTGTCGCTCAAGTAACACCTACAGTGCACCCCTGGTTTCTACGATGGTCATCATACAATCGCTTTCTTCGCATCATTGCATACTGTATGAAATTCGTCACCAATACCCGAGCAAAAGTGCGCACGCAGCCCCCACCGACTCCCATCGACCGATCACTTACCGTCGACGAAATAACAAAATCAAAAACGCTTCTCATTCGTTTGGCTCAACATGACGATTTTGCTGCGGAAATAAAACAATTGGAGGAAGGCAATTCAGTTTCGAAGCGTTCCCCCCTTCACTTGATGAGCCCATTTATAGACCCAGAGAGAGTGTTGAGAGTGGGAGATCGTTTGAATCTGTCGCAATTACCCTACCAAGCAAAGCACCCTGCTTTAATTCCTACCAATCATCCGCTAACTCGCCTCATCGTCGAACATTTTCACCGGAAACTATTCCACGGCGGCGGACTGACTGCTGCTGACAACAATTCGAGAGGAATTCTGGCCCCCCAGAGGTCGTAA